One stretch of Enoplosus armatus isolate fEnoArm2 chromosome 1, fEnoArm2.hap1, whole genome shotgun sequence DNA includes these proteins:
- the insyn1 gene encoding inhibitory synaptic factor 1 isoform X2 encodes MKMVINQLDGILKELKDVAKELREVVGQIDKLTSDFDFDLEPDDWTVATASSTSSSERGLGEAFRLDFLNADVLSDSWEFCSYLEAAGAAARRPGEQPGDSRPEMGPVYSQMNGGLPIPNGPRIITPDSSSEEASSSTHSHKTSRTSGTRERVRFSDKILYHALCCDDDEEEEEEQEDLQEDKSGIAPKRSSSEHSLLHNCLDPSYVSSPVKGMTGAHTLSRKGLLNPGCRKKLLRNSSTQTVSDKSTQTVLPYIPTKQKTKDH; translated from the exons GTGGTGGGTCAGATAGATAAACTAACGTCCGACTTTGACTTTGACCTGGAGCCAGATGACTGGACAGtggccacagccagcagcacgTCCAGCAGTGAGCGGGGTTTGGGAGAAGCCTTCAGGTTGGACTTCCTCAATGCAGATGTGCTTTCTGATAGCTGGGAGTTCTGCAGCTACCTGGAGGCCGCTGGTGCCGCTGCCCGCAGACCTGGTGAGCAACCAGGAGATTCTCGACCGGAGATGGGCC CAGTCTACTCCCAGATGAATGGTGGGCTGCCCATCCCCAACGGGCCCCGCATTATTACTCCGGATTCATCCAGCGAGGAGGCAAGCAGctccacacacagccacaagaCTTCCCGTACCTCTGGCACAAGAGAAAGAGTCCGCTTCAGTGACAAAATTCTGTACCATGCATTGTGCTGTGAtgatgacgaggaggaggaggaggagcaagaGGACTTACAGGAGGACAAGAGTGGCA TTGCCCCCAAACGTTCTTCCTCTGAGCACTCACTCCTCCATAACTGTCTGGACCCTTCCTATGTCTCCTCGCCAGTGAAGGGGATGACGGGAGCTCACACACTATCCAGGAAAGGTCTCTTAAACCCCGGCTGCCGCAAAAAACTGTTACGAAATAGCAGCACACAAACTGTCTCTGACAAGAGCACCCAAACTGTACTGCCCTATATTCcaaccaaacagaaaacaaaggacCACTGA
- the insyn1 gene encoding inhibitory synaptic factor 1 isoform X1, with product MKMVINQLDGILKELKDVAKELREVVGQIDKLTSDFDFDLEPDDWTVATASSTSSSERGLGEAFRLDFLNADVLSDSWEFCSYLEAAGAAARRPGEQPGDSRPEMGRGTIPTQTQTPTPPPTTASVYSQMNGGLPIPNGPRIITPDSSSEEASSSTHSHKTSRTSGTRERVRFSDKILYHALCCDDDEEEEEEQEDLQEDKSGSATPDSDSEPSLLSSSVAPKRSSSEHSLLHNCLDPSYVSSPVKGMTGAHTLSRKGLLNPGCRKKLLRNSSTQTVSDKSTQTVLPYIPTKQKTKDH from the coding sequence GTGGTGGGTCAGATAGATAAACTAACGTCCGACTTTGACTTTGACCTGGAGCCAGATGACTGGACAGtggccacagccagcagcacgTCCAGCAGTGAGCGGGGTTTGGGAGAAGCCTTCAGGTTGGACTTCCTCAATGCAGATGTGCTTTCTGATAGCTGGGAGTTCTGCAGCTACCTGGAGGCCGCTGGTGCCGCTGCCCGCAGACCTGGTGAGCAACCAGGAGATTCTCGACCGGAGATGGGCCGCGGGACCATCCCCACCCAGACGCAGacccccaccccgccccccACCACTGCCTCAGTCTACTCCCAGATGAATGGTGGGCTGCCCATCCCCAACGGGCCCCGCATTATTACTCCGGATTCATCCAGCGAGGAGGCAAGCAGctccacacacagccacaagaCTTCCCGTACCTCTGGCACAAGAGAAAGAGTCCGCTTCAGTGACAAAATTCTGTACCATGCATTGTGCTGTGAtgatgacgaggaggaggaggaggagcaagaGGACTTACAGGAGGACAAGAGTGGCAGTGCTACCCCAGATAGTGATAGTGAACCCAGTCTCCTGTCGAGCTCAGTTGCCCCCAAACGTTCTTCCTCTGAGCACTCACTCCTCCATAACTGTCTGGACCCTTCCTATGTCTCCTCGCCAGTGAAGGGGATGACGGGAGCTCACACACTATCCAGGAAAGGTCTCTTAAACCCCGGCTGCCGCAAAAAACTGTTACGAAATAGCAGCACACAAACTGTCTCTGACAAGAGCACCCAAACTGTACTGCCCTATATTCcaaccaaacagaaaacaaaggacCACTGA